One Firmicutes bacterium CAG:345 genomic region harbors:
- a CDS encoding aBC-type transport system permease component (product inferred by homology to UniProt), protein MKEFKRYIHLYFRYISMSIKSRLTYKTDTIIGIFGFIVTNTINFLALYLTISSVNIIDGYTIENLIFLYGLCLIPKGIDHILTDNLWTLSQKMVRLGQLDKYLIKPLNTFFQIIAETFQLEGFGEIILGIIFLSIFAPAQNIIWSFNNILGLIIAELLSCFLFLDLKCITSFTAFWLKKSNHIMNTVYNICDTARYPSILNIKIVKEILLYIIPYSLFLFCPIACLLNPSGKTNLIFGIEMNIFQVNLILLSYIIILSSIAIIEWKIGIKKYESAGS, encoded by the coding sequence ATGAAAGAATTTAAAAGATACATTCATTTATATTTTCGCTACATCAGCATGTCAATCAAATCTCGATTAACCTATAAGACAGATACAATTATTGGAATATTTGGATTCATTGTAACTAATACAATAAACTTTCTCGCACTATATTTAACAATTTCATCAGTTAATATTATTGATGGCTATACTATAGAAAATTTAATTTTTTTATATGGTCTTTGTTTGATTCCTAAAGGAATTGATCATATCTTAACAGATAACCTTTGGACTTTAAGCCAAAAAATGGTTAGATTAGGACAACTTGATAAATATTTAATCAAACCATTAAATACCTTTTTTCAAATAATTGCCGAAACTTTTCAGCTTGAAGGATTTGGAGAAATTATATTAGGCATTATATTTTTATCAATATTTGCGCCTGCTCAAAATATCATTTGGTCATTCAATAATATTTTAGGGTTAATTATTGCAGAATTATTATCTTGTTTTCTTTTCTTAGACTTAAAATGCATAACATCATTTACGGCATTTTGGCTAAAAAAATCAAATCACATTATGAATACAGTTTACAACATTTGTGATACGGCAAGATACCCTTCGATACTTAATATAAAAATTGTCAAAGAAATCCTTCTATATATAATTCCATATTCATTATTTCTTTTTTGCCCTATAGCATGTCTTTTAAATCCTTCGGGAAAAACAAATCTTATCTTCGGAATTGAAATGAATATATTCCAGGTTAATCTAATATTATTAAGCTATATAATTATCCTATCATCTATTGCAATAATAGAATGGAAAATCGGAATAAAAAAATACGAAAGTGCTGGAAGTTAG
- a CDS encoding putative phosphatase (product inferred by homology to UniProt) translates to MKKDKYIICCDLDDTLLRSDKTISDYTKQKINEICLNGNYFVMNSGRPYQGMSDFIERLELKDMPVSCYNGAAIVFPDISNLKKYNSIVFSIKKDLFRQLYVDVKNLLDACMASSLKRVYFFNKSHLPSFIIHINDLVEEKNGNIDVFLEDDILTATFQVKEKDLNVFKRKILKDEYKSLSFFSWGIYEGIATFEVSLNIATKGHALKYLAKIFDIPEENTIAFGDAENDLSMLNDANEGVFMCNSKDSVIHLGKHFTYKTSDEDGVVDYLEKMHPELWK, encoded by the coding sequence ATGAAAAAAGATAAATATATTATTTGTTGTGATTTAGACGATACATTGCTAAGAAGTGATAAAACTATTTCTGATTATACAAAGCAAAAAATAAATGAGATTTGTTTAAATGGAAACTATTTTGTTATGAATAGTGGCCGCCCTTATCAGGGAATGTCTGATTTTATAGAAAGACTTGAATTAAAAGATATGCCTGTTTCTTGCTATAATGGAGCTGCTATTGTTTTTCCAGATATTTCTAATTTAAAAAAATATAACTCCATTGTTTTTTCTATAAAAAAAGATTTGTTTAGGCAACTTTATGTAGATGTGAAAAATTTATTAGATGCATGTATGGCTTCTTCATTAAAAAGAGTATATTTTTTTAATAAAAGTCATTTGCCTTCTTTTATAATTCATATAAATGATTTGGTTGAAGAAAAAAATGGAAATATTGATGTTTTTTTAGAAGATGATATTTTAACTGCAACTTTTCAGGTTAAAGAAAAAGATTTAAATGTTTTCAAGAGAAAAATTTTAAAAGATGAATATAAATCATTATCTTTTTTTTCATGGGGAATATATGAAGGAATTGCTACTTTTGAAGTTTCTCTAAATATAGCCACTAAAGGTCATGCTCTTAAGTACTTAGCAAAAATATTTGATATTCCAGAAGAGAACACCATTGCTTTTGGTGATGCTGAAAATGATCTTTCAATGCTTAATGATGCTAATGAAGGAGTTTTTATGTGCAATTCTAAAGATAGTGTTATTCATTTAGGTAAGCATTTTACTTATAAAACATCTGATGAAGATGGAGTTGTTGATTATTTAGAAAAAATGCATCCTGAACTTTGGAAATAA
- a CDS encoding putative transcriptional regulator (product inferred by homology to UniProt), producing the protein MALSYNGLWKLLIDKGLNKGYLHKLTGLSRSTITKLVKGENVNTDVLERICIALECQLDDIVEMKKEEI; encoded by the coding sequence ATGGCACTATCATACAACGGACTATGGAAATTGCTGATTGACAAAGGATTAAATAAAGGATATTTACATAAGCTAACAGGTTTGAGCAGATCTACTATAACAAAATTAGTCAAAGGCGAAAATGTAAACACTGACGTATTAGAAAGAATTTGTATAGCTTTAGAATGTCAATTAGATGACATAGTTGAAATGAAAAAGGAAGAAATTTGA
- a CDS encoding unknown (no significant homology to UniProt), with amino-acid sequence MKNIKKILCFLLLLLMIPLTGCDFSNGGKHKLNIKDLNNIILNIDKICEPNQTYGLYKEDDEITFEIKFFSGVEASLSIDGTILRPTYDKAWESGYIKYTMLDHDVDVASMINGYVGDELKLCETIEWGSKITDESLDYIDVQRIYLGVAPENRYGESARIYNEGNMFSGWFNRALIREKTNDIDGGQGYIVTFNLKNKTSYELEIRNNYVQINNKSYWLSTGLPYAITSFGGEQIQPTGTFKLNIIDSNNFIYDKPEEQI; translated from the coding sequence ATGAAAAATATAAAGAAAATATTATGCTTCTTACTTTTACTATTAATGATTCCTTTAACTGGATGCGATTTTTCTAATGGTGGTAAACACAAACTAAATATCAAAGATTTAAATAATATTATTTTAAATATTGACAAAATATGCGAACCGAATCAAACTTATGGTCTGTACAAAGAAGACGATGAAATCACTTTTGAGATTAAATTCTTTTCTGGTGTAGAAGCAAGCTTATCAATAGATGGAACTATATTAAGACCAACTTATGATAAAGCATGGGAAAGTGGATATATTAAATATACAATGCTAGATCATGATGTAGATGTCGCTTCAATGATTAATGGTTATGTTGGCGATGAACTGAAGTTGTGTGAAACAATCGAATGGGGTTCAAAAATAACTGACGAAAGTTTAGATTATATTGATGTTCAAAGAATATATCTGGGTGTTGCCCCGGAGAATAGATATGGCGAAAGTGCAAGAATATACAATGAAGGAAATATGTTCTCGGGATGGTTTAATCGAGCTTTAATACGAGAGAAAACAAACGATATTGATGGAGGGCAAGGGTATATTGTCACATTCAATCTAAAAAATAAAACCTCATATGAATTAGAAATCAGGAATAACTATGTTCAAATAAATAATAAAAGTTATTGGTTGTCAACTGGATTACCATACGCAATTACATCCTTTGGTGGGGAACAAATACAACCAACAGGAACTTTTAAATTAAATATTATAGATAGTAATAATTTTATTTATGATAAGCCTGAAGAACAAATATAG